The genomic interval GATGGTCCCAGAACAGGGCCTTGCCGAGCACGATGGCGGCCTGCCGGTCGACCACATAGTTGGACAGGTTGGCGGGCAAAGGAACTGGAAAGTTCCGGAGCGAACCCGGAGGTGGTGGCGGATCCGGCCCGAATCTTCCCCGCTGGCCCCATACCCTTCCGCTTGCCGAGGCCAACACTAAGAAAACCACCACAGCAGTGAACCATCTCCCGATCGAACTCCTTGGGATGGCCTTTCTGGGTCCTATAATTACTCCATCCCCTCTTGCTACCCGTTTGGTTTCGTTCATCTTTGACTCCTTCTTTGCATACGGCCCTTCCCGTTCACTATTGGATAAGGGCAACCCACATGCCAAATAGGTTTATGATCAATGGTTTCTCTCCGAAAGGATGGCCCGAATCATATGAACCTGGACCAAGAACTCCACAACGTCTATAGATCTGTCGTAAACACAAGCAAAAGCAATAAATTACATTCAAGAAGGCATCCTGAATCCCTGCCCGGATCCTAAATCATCCGGTCAATGTGAAACCCTCTGCCGGTCAGACCATACAGGCAACTCCCAAAAACTGGCACCTTTCTTCATTCTTTTCGCGCACACAATCGCGAAAAATGCTTGTTAAGTCCCTTAATTGATTATGGTCCCGAAGGATTAGTGCGATGGCGAGCCATGGTGCCCCACTCGACGAAAGGAGGCGCGAGAGCCTATCGAGTACCAGCTTAATTGACTCGCGTGGACTGGAGGGGGGGCATGTATTTCAAAACAACTGGGACACGGAAAGGCGCTGTTTATTCAGATCCAAGCGCCTGGACATTCGATCACGCAGGTTGGACTGGAATTTCTTGACATAAATTCTCAATGGACTAAAAGGAATTACAGCGGAACGGACATTTACACTTGTTTGGGAGGCTTTATGGGAACTAAAGATAAATGAGGAGAAGCGACCGTTTCCCTACCGCGGGCGGAGCTATCTCCTCATTCGGAACTCAAATTCAGACTAGAAGCAAACCACCGGAGCCCACCACAAAAACCCTTCCATTAGGTCCTACCATTCCATCGAAGCGATAAAGCCCCATTGCCACTCACTGTGTCTTCCGGTCCGATTCCTGTCTCTTTGGTCTTTCGTCCCTCGATAAGCTTGCTCGAGGAAGTGCGGCAGTTTGCTCCTCCAAATAATCGATCAGGGTCTCTGCATCGGCATCGGCCAGACGAAGGTTGGGCATCTGGATCTCGTTGTATTTTTTGAAGAGTGAAATGGCGATGGGGTCCTTCTTCGCCAGCATTTCGTCGGGTTTTGTGATGAAGCGGGACAGCCAGGTTCGTTCGCGCACCCGCGTCACCCCCAGCAGGTCAGGTCCCACACCGACGCCCTTCCCAATGGTGTGGCAAGGGGCGCATCGCGTCGAGAAAAGATACTTGCCCTTGCTGATGTTGAGCGTGGGCGCCTCTACGTAGTTCCTGGCCACTTCCCCGTTGTCGGATTTGAAGCTGTCCATGAATTGCCCTATCATCAGGGCAAGGAATTTAGGATTGTCCAGAGCGCCGTTCTTCATCCACTGCCCGGCGGGGACATTGCCAATCATGAGGCTGGGGGTGTGGCCGTCCCGGTTCGACGGATCGGGTTCTGAATACAATCCCAGCTTCTTGCTGATCAACTCAATGTCTTCGGGCTTGCCCGTGAGGAACAACCATCCGGGTCCGGCATTGTATTTCTTGGAATAGGCCTTAAGGACTTCCGGCTTATCGTGCTTGGGATCAATGCTGATGGAGTAGAAAAAAATGTCTTTTCCGACGCGATCGCCGAGTAACCTCTGCACCTGGGCGAGTTTTGCGGTCTCAAGCGGGCACAGATCCCGACAGCTGGTGTAAATGAGGTTGATCGCCACGAGCTTGCCCTTCAGTAGATCGTCGTAGAATCGAACCTTCTTTCCATCCTGCGTGATCAGTGTGAGATTTGGAAAGTAATTTGCCCCCCAGCTCACATCGTTGCCCACGACAAAGGCGTGCACGTGGTCTTTCTTCGAGAGGGTCATCCCGCATTTCGGACATGTGCCGGGAGTCTTGGACTTGACCTCCGGATGCATGGGGCAAGTGTAAAGAAGATCCTTCTTCTGTATAACTGCTCCCCCAGCAGGGCTATCGGGTTGGACTAACAAAGGCATGCTGCAAAGCAACGCGCCCAGTAAGATCAGTCTCACCAACTTGCGGCTCATAGTCGACTCCTCCTCCAGCTTTGATTTATTTGTCTCTGGTGGGTCAACAACCTGCGGGGCCATTTGTTCTTGGCAAGACTTCGCTCCGACGGCCGATCCTGAGTCCGCGCTCTTGCCTTCCCGTCTGCGAACTCATCGACAAATTCCGGCCATCAGCAACACGGTGTCACAGCGACCTCTTTGAAATCCTAAACCCACCTCCAGTCGCTCCCATTACTTACATCGCGTCATCTGATTTCTTGAAGAGGGCTGGCGAGCCGCCCGCAAGCATAAACTCGCCAGCCAGTTGTTTTGCTCCATCCACGACCTTAAAAGGCGGTCGGGAGGATGTCGTCCGGTTGGACGAACGTGACACCCTGCGGCTTCGGGATCGGAGTCGGGAGCGGCCTCAGGAATGCACCGCCCGAGTCGTCGATTTCCCATCGCAAGAGCATGGCGTTGTCCTCGTGCACGGTGTTGTGGCAGTGCTCCATGAACATTCCACCCCAATCGCGAAACTGCATCGTAATGGTGACGCTTCCCGCCGGACGCAGGCGATAGACGTCCTTGCGGCCCCGCTCCCACGCCGGCACATTGCTGAGGCTGCCGTTGCGGGCAAGGATCTGGCCTTCCTCAAAGTGGATGTGGATGGGGTGATCCCAGCCGCCACCACCATTTTGCAAGGTCCAGATTTCGCGAGTTCCGAATTTGGGCGCCGCCGAGACCCGGCCGAAATCCGCGTTGAGCGTTGGCCCTTGATTGTCCGTCTTAATACCCCAGGGACCAAAGAAGGACGAAACCGGATCGAGCGTTGTCTGGGTACCGCCACTGCCGAAGTTAAATACCCGCTCGCGCGCCACGGGGATATTCGACAGGTCGGGATTCGGGATCATGGTCGCAGGTACCTGGCTCTGATCGGGCTGCGCCGGATTCCGCGCAATTCGAAACTCCAGGAATCTCCCGACGCAAGGATCTGCGGACTTGCCGGACAAAGCATCCGACAACGAAAGGTCTTTGGACGGTTTCTTTCCGTTCTGGTGCTCGCACAGGTTCACCATCCAAACCTTCTGCCCGATGCTGTAACGGGAGAAGTCGATAACGATGTCATACCGCTCGGCGATCCCCTGTTCGTCCAGCTGCGTGAGTGGCACCGGCTGCGGGAACAAGTTGCCGTCGTTGGCGATCTGAATCATTGGTGAGCCGTCGCTCAGCGCCACCTTGAAGAAACGGGAAACACTGGCGTTGAGAATGCGGAAACGATACTTCCGCCGCTCCACCTCGAAGTAAGGCTTGTAGAGCAGGTTCACCGTCATCACATCACCCAGGAACCCGTCAAAGTCGAAAATATCAAAGTACAGTTGTCCGGCACCATCCCATGCCTTATCGGCCAGCATGAGGTTCACGTCATAGTCCAGGTTGCCCCAATCATTGGCCGTGCCGCTGGGCAGGCGCAGGTTCACGCCGTCATTGATCGACTCGTTGCCGCGATCCAATCCGCTGTAGATGTTGAACATCGCGGCGTTGCCCTTGTACACGTTCTGCGAGGTAAAACTGAACATGTGATCGTGGAACCAGTGGGTGCTCATGGTCTCGTGCCAGTCGCCCGCAACCTTGATGAGACCGCCACTCCCGTCAGGGGTGCTGGCTTTGGGATCCGTCGCTCCCGTGTTGAAGGAAGTCCAACCGGCCAACACAACCGGCCAGTGATAATCATAGAACTGGCCCGGGAAGAAGTAGGCGCCCGTGAAGCCGTCGTTTTCCGCCCCGTGGTGCCCGTTATGCTCGTGGGTGCTGATGGTATTGGTTCCAAAGCCGCCGTTCTGGCTCCTGTTGAAAGGCAGCTTGTTGTGGTGACGGAATAGAACCGGCTCCGCGTATCGTGCCTGCACCAGCTTGGGTGGGATGGTTCCATTGAAGGTCCACACCGATTGAATGCCCTGAACCGGCAGCTTCGGGTGGAACTTAAACGGGATCGCCTGGGTCGGGTCGATGCCGGAATTAAGACTAGACGGCACCGCAGGATTGTAGACGTAGTTAGTCTGGGCCGGCATTTGAGAGGCTTCTACGACTACCTTTGGTGGAAACTGGCTAAACCTCTGGTGTGCCCAGATAGCTCCCGGAGGACGCCCTTCGATGGGCCCGAATTGATCGGTTCGCCCTCCAACCAGCGCAGGATTCAAATTCTGCATCGTTTGGTTGGCTTGGGCTGTCGGCTGATATACCACACCATTCACAGGCTCCAGCGGGAACAGGCCCTGTCCATCAGGCTGCTTGCGCGGCAATACATCGAAGCGAGCCATGGGTTGAGTAAATTCCAACCCGACCAGTCCCGGACTCGGCGGAGCGCCAGTTGGTATATTGTTCCCTCCACCCCCATCGGCGCGCATAGTTCCCACAAAGGGACTGAGACCACCGATCGGGGCTAGAGCCCCCCCAGTTGTAATGAGACCCCACTTCAGGAGGTCCCGTCGCGTGACTTGGCCTTGGGAGTATGCTTTGACGATCTCCAGCCGGTTCTTTCTTGCATCCTCCGCCGCCTTGAGCCGCGCCTTAGACGCATTCCATGGCAGAAAGAAGTTTCGCTCGCTCATTTTCCTCTCCTTTTTCTCCAGTTGGTTTTCTTTCCCTTGATCCCTACGGGATTCACTCCTGTTGTCGAGCTGCCTTCAAGCATCGTCGAACCACACGGGAGCATTTGTGTCTCAATTCGATACATTGCGAATTTCCTCACAAACCTAGCCTGTTAACTGCAAGTTGCGTGCCAATGATCTCGATCTCAAAGCCTTCGAAGGATGCGCACTCGACAAACTCTCACAAACACCTGGCGAAGCAGGGATTGCCTCATACGGGTCATCGATAACTTCCAAGGAACAACATCCTTATCGAGGAAACCCCGAAGACCCTGAATGATGAATTAGATATGAGCTGTGAGGTCCGGAAAGATAATGAGCCCTTGACGGAAAGTACAATGCCGGTGAATGCAAGACACGTTTTATTCTGGAAAAGTGTTTTGTGGATGGAGAGGACGGCGCTGCAAGGAAATCCGGGGGGTTGGATGATTGGTTTTTACGCTTGTTTCGCGGGCTTGTTTCGCAATCAGGGGCCTGAAAAGCCACGGTTGTCAAGGCCTCTCGGCCCCACAGATCGCCTTCAATTAATGACCCGGGTTATGGGTCTTGCTCTTGCGTAGTCTCTTCAGCAAGCATGCCGCAAGATCATCCAGGCTGACGGGCTTGACATAGAACTCATCGGCCCCACGATTCAGAGCTTCACTCTTGACCGCCGCATCTGTCTCCCCCGTAACCACAATAATAATCATGTCGGGGTAATCTCTCTTAAGACCGTCAATCGAACCGAGCGCGTTTCCATCAGGTAGTTTTAGATCCAGGATGACGGCATCGAATCGTTGTTGCGTCAATCTCTCTTTAGCTTCGGCGAGGCAAGTAGCTTCCTCAACGTTGTAACCGGCGGCTGAAAGATAGCGGGAATAACCAAAAATGATTGCGGGTTCATCATCAACGAGTAAAATACGCGTGCTCATCAGTTCTCACCCTCTATCATCGCGTTTCACGCCAGTCCATCGAACAGCGAAGCGCCTCGAATAAACATCCACTCTCTATGTGTCACGCCCACCACCGAAACAGATCCTACCGCTCCTCAAATTAGCAAGCAAAATCGATGCCAAAAATCGATTTGGGCCAAACAGTGAAGAATAGGAGCCAAAAGCCTCCTCCCAAGTCAAACGTCACGAAGACGGATTACTTTAACAGACGTCAAGAAGTGGTCATTGGTTGCTAATTCTCCGATCTTTGGATGTGGGGGATAGTTTCTTGAGAAGGGAGATAGGTTTCTTCCTGTTTGAATGTTGAGGTTGTGTATCTCGCCAAAGTGTGGGAATCATGCATGCACGAAAGAGTTCGGGTACCTTTAATTAGAAGTTAGTTCGCTTATTTCGCGGCATGAATTGAGAAATAAGCAATAGATACATTGCATTTACCATCCCATCGAATCATTCGTTACCCTCGCAAAATCAACGAGAAGAAAAAAAGAACATCCATCAAGTTCAACCGTCACAGGATGTGGAACCCTGCTTGCCTTACTGAGTATGGTGCTAAGTCGTGTGGATCGGAGACTGCCCTTGCAGATTATTCGAAGGAGTTGGAGCAGCACAGGGCGTGAACAAAGGCAACAATCCCATAAAATTAATTATCTGGGCACATCTCACTCGAATCGCATGATCTCTTGTTGAACGGCAGAAATCATGATGCAAGTCTGGCACATGATCTGTCCTATCCGCAGACAGTCGCCGAGCCATTAAACGCATTGGCGTGAGGGTTCAACAGGAGCCAATCCAGAAAGACGACAGTTTACTCAATGGACTTTCTAATGAGAGACCAATGAGAACCCTACGGAACCCCTGATGATCAACAAGAGGAGAACAATAATGAATACGAAAACGAGCTCAGCTTTGTATCATGGCATGCGCTCCAAGCTGCCATGGGTGTCCGCCATGTTGACGCTTCTGTTTCTGGTCGTGGCAGCGTGGACCAGCACGGCAGTGGCACAACTGCCGCTTCCAGTGAGCACTCAGTTTGACATCACGGGTTTCCTTCAGGAAGCGACGCTGGACGCGAGTTGCTCTGCGAGTGCCCACTGCAGCGGCAGGTTGAAAGTAAACGGCCATCTGGTAACTGTACCCAAGGAAACCATCGTCATTCTTCCGGCCAATGCCCTGACATGGCAAGAACTCTTTGCTCAAGCCCCTGCTCCGTACACCGGAGTAGCGACGGGCTTGGCCATGGCCGACATTCCAACTCCCCTCACCCAGTATGAAGTCGAGGCGGTAGGCAACCGCGTGGGCGACACTTATATTGCCGGACTCATTTACATCTCCCAGCAGAGCCTGAACTCAGGGCAGGGCTTCATTAACTTCATCAACTATAGTGTCGGCGAGATGCGGGTGGGCGGTGTGATCGGGGATTCCACCACCGGTAACCGGGTGCGAATCAACGACCCCACGGGAAAGTTCGGTCGAGCCATGACCGTAGATCAACGGTTCACGCTTGACCCGGATAACCCGACCATCATGAGTGGGACCGGCTATCCGATGTGCTTCCCGCGCGTCACGACGGACCCGACAGTCGCCGGCAACCCTGACGATCCTCTGTGTCCTCAGGGCAACCGGCCGAAGGACCTGACTGGCGCCTATGTGGGCAGCTTCTCCACAAACGATCCTGTCGCCGCGCCGGGCGCGTTCCCGGACGCGACCAAACAGGCACCCTTCGAGGTAGGTGACTACATCACCTTCGCGGGAACGCTTGTGACTGACGCCGCCACACCCACCGTAGGCCCTTGGCCAGCCAACGGAACCGCCGGCACGTACATCTCGGCTCACACCATCATCAGCAATGTCGCCATCTTCACCATGCCAGGGACCAATCCGGTCTACGTGGAGACCGATGTGTTCCTGATCGGCACCGGAGGACTGACGATCCTCGGTGGCACCGAAGCGACGGTCCGGACGCGGTTCGAGGGAATGACCACGGACCCGACCCGGACCATTCACCTATATGGAATTGATTTGAATGCCAGCACCGGAGCCACGTCTGACCGTGACTGGGGCACTATCGGCGTCGATCCAGGTCCCCCGGCGGGCGCGGTCCGAGGGCGTTGGCGCTTCCGTCCGCCGTGTGCACCCTTCGGGACTGTTGTAACAAAACCTGACAAACAGTGCGTCATGAACGCCGCGGGCACCTTCCTCCCGCCGACAAGAGAAATGAGGGCCGTCGTTGAAGGCGCGTGGGTCCCTGGGCAGACCACCACCTCTGCCAACGGACTCATTTACGGGCAGTACCACGCCCCGATCCTGTTGTACATTTTCCCGGAGAACATTCCCGGCTCCCCGGTTGTCCCCAATAACTTCGAGGCAATCGATTTCCTGGTCTGTGGCGGTTATACCTCCTCGGCAGGAACTCTGGTAGGGCAGCTCAATCCCTGGCCGGGTGCAGCGGCCCCGTCGCTCGCAGGTTGCCCGGGTGCAATCGCGCCCCCCATCGCCAATGCCGGCATCGCCCAGACGGTGCCGTCTAGTTCTCTCGTGACTCTGAACGGCAGCGCCTCCACTGGGACAGCCCCCTTGGCGTTCTCATGGGTCCAGGCAGCAACGGATCTGAACCAGGTGATCCTTACCGGTCCTACGACCGCCAACCCGACCTTCTCGGCGCCTGCTGTCGCAGCGACGACCGTGCTGAACTTTACGCTGACGGTGACCAACAGTGCTGGCTCATCGTCTGCCTCTGTGACGGTCACGGTCAACCATGCCGCCGCCCCAACCGCCATCGCCCCTGCCCCCCAGACAGTGAATTCCGGAACGCTGGTGACGTTGACGGCCACTTGCACCGATCCTCAAGGCCTGGCGTGCACATTCAGCTGGCTGCAGACGGCACCTGCGGCCCCGATTGTGCTCAATCCGAATCCCTTCAGCGGCGCGACCATCAGCTTCACCCTCACGCTGCCCGTGGGGACGACTACAAGCACTGTCCTTCAGTTCCAGGTGACGGCGACGAACTCTGCCGGTGTCAGCTCGGCGCCGGTACTCACTTCCGTTACCGTCAACCCACCGAAGGATGGCATCACCATCACGACGGCGGTGTACCGGAGAGGGAAACAGAGGCTTGACCTCACCGTCACGGATTCAATCATCAGCCCGAACGTGATCTTGACTTTGCAGCCCTATATCACGACGTCGGGAACCCTGTTTACGCCTCCCAGTGGTACGCTCACAAATACTGGAGGCGGTCTCTACACATACACCCTGGTAGGAGCACCTGAACCCGCCGTTCCGCCGGCAAAGCCCTTGGTGGTCACGTCCAACTTGGGAGGGGCCAGCGCACCTTCGGCTCTTACCCTCATCCGTCAGTAACTTGACCTATTGCGGTCGAAGGGCAGGACAGCTGCCCTTCGACCGCTTATCCGACATTCTACTCAATGAATTCAGTGACAAGAGCCATAGAAATCCCTGAGGTAACCTCGATGGCCAACAAGAGGAGAACAATAATGAACAAGAAAATGAGGTCGGCTTTATATCATTGCATTCGTTACAAGTTGCCTTGGGGGTTGGGAGCACTGACCCTCTTGTTTCTGGTCGTGCTTGCATGGACCAGCAACGCACCGGCCCAGGGGCCGATTTCACCGACGCAGTTCGACGTCACAGGCTTCCTGCAGGAGGCCACATTGACGACTCCCGGTGATGCCCACTCCGGTGGCCAACTGAAGGTCAACGGCCACGTGATTACCGTGCCGAGGGAAACTATCGTGATTCTCCCGGCCAACGCGCTCACCTGGGAAGAACTCTTTGCCCAGGCGCCAGCCCCCTACACGAATGTTTCGACGGGCTTGGCCATGGCCGACATTCCAACCCCACTCACCCAGTATGAAGTCGAGGTGGTGGGCAACCGCATCGGCAATACTTACATTGCCGGGCTCATCTACATCTCCCAGCAGACTCTGAACTCCGGTGCGGGGTTCATCAACTTCATTGATTACACCTTGGGCGAGATGCGCGTGGGTGGAGTTATCAACGACCCGAACTGCGCGCAAGGTGGCACTGCCGCGTCGAACCCCCTCTGTTCAGGCGCACGGGTACGAATCAACGACCCCGTCGTGGCGGCCGTTGGCACCGGTCGCTACAGCAAAGGGATTTCTCCTGACGTGAGATTCACGGTGGACCAGGACAATCCGACGGTTATGAGCGGGACCGGCTTCCCCATGTGCCTGCCGCGCACCGACCCGGCCGTGGCGAACGATCCCCTGTGCCCCCAAGGCAACCGTCCAATTGTCGGCGGCTTTTTCTCCGGCAGTTTCTTTATGAACGATCCGGGGGCCGCCCCGGGCTTACCACCGGACGCGACTAAACAAGCACCCTTTGAAGTGGGCGATTACATCATCTTTGCAGGAACGCTCGTCACAGATAATGTGGCGGCTCCCACCGCTGGACCGTGGCCTGCCAACGGAACTGCAGGCACCTATATCTCCGCTCATACGATCACCAACAATACCGCCATCTTCACCGCCGCGGGAACCAACCCTGCTTATGTGATGACCGATACGTTCATTCTCGGTACCGGCGGCTTGACGATCCTTGGCGCCGCTGAGGCGGTAATTCGAACCCGGTTCGAGGGGATGACCACCGATCCGAGTAAGACAATCCATCTCTATGGAATTGACTACAATGCTCTCACGGGTGCCCCGAGCGATCGCGATTGGGGTACGATCGGCGTGGATCCAGGTCCGCCCACGGGGGCGGTTCTGGGACGCTGGCGCTTCCGTCCCCCGTGCGCACCCTTTGGAACCGTTCCAACAAAACCTGACAAGCAGTGCGTCATGAACGCAAGCGGCATCTTCCTGCCCGCTCCAAGAGAAATGCGGGCTGTGGTCGAAGCGGATTGGTTTCCGGGGCAGACCACAACTGCGGCAAATGGGATTATCTACGGACAGTACCACGCCCCCATCACCGAGTTGATCTTCCCGGAAAATATTCCAGGGAGCCCGATCGTCCCGAACAATTTTGAGGCGATCCCTTTCCTGGCCTGTGGTGGTTATACCTCCTCGGCCGGAACCATTGCCGGCCAGCTCAATCCATGGCCCGGTGTGGCGGCTCCATCGCTCTCAGGTTGCGCGGGTGCAGTCGTGCCGCCGGTCGCCAATGCCGGCACGGCACAGACAGTGCCCTCGGGTGCGCTCGTCACTCTGAACGGCAGCGCCTCCACGGGGACGGCCCCCTTGACATTCTCATGGGCCCAGAACCCCGCGGATATTCCACAGGTGGTGCTGACCGGTGCGAATACCGCCAACCCAACCTTCCCGGCCCCCGTTGTGGGAGCGACGACCGTGCTGAACTTCACTTTGACGGTGACCAACACCGCTGGATCCTCCTCAGCCTCCGTGACGGTCACGGTCAACGCTGCAGCGGCTCCAACCGCCACCGCCCCTGCGCCCCAGACAGTGATTTCCGGAACGCGGGTGACCTTGACGGCTACTTGCACGGATCCTCTCGGATTGGCATGCACCTTCAGTTGGCTCCAGACGGCACCTGCGGCACCAGTCGTTATCACCCCGAATCCATTCACCGGCGCGACTATCAGTTTCACCCTCACGCTGCCGGTGGGTACCATCACCAGCACGGTCCTCCAGTTCCAGGTGACGGCGACAAACTCTGCAGGGGTCAGTTCGGCTCCACAATCGACTTCGGTGACTGTGAACCCTGCTCCGGACGCTGTTATCATCACCTCGGCGGTGTACCGGACTTCCAAGCAGCGGTTGGATATGACCGCTTCATCGTCAGTCGTCAGCCCGAACATCATCCTGACCTTGCAGCCTTATCTCACAGCCCAGGGAACCACCTTTGACCCCAAGAGCTTGGGGGGCGGGGCGAATGTATTTACAAACACAGGAGGCGGTCTCTACACCCTCACCCTGGTGGGTGCACCTGAGCCGGCGGTGCCACCCGCAACGCCTCTGATAGTCACCTCCAACATCGGAGGTAGAGCGACCTCGGCACTGACCTTGATACGGCAGTAAGTTTGGCAATTCAATGCGGTCGAAGAGCAGGACCTCCTCTTTTCGACCGCTTTCTCTCGCTGCAACTCCATGACAGTCCAATGAAAGGGCAAGGTACGAGAAGGTCAAGAGTCCAAGAACGCGGTCGTTTTGGACGGAGCAAACGAAGCAACAACATTAAGGAGACCAAAATGAAGACACCACGCAGAGTAATGGTACTAGCCGCCGTGCTCTTGGCGGTAATCGTAACGCTGGCGTTCCCACAGGGGCTATTGGCGGCCAAATCACCGACTCTGTTGGGCACGACCGGTGCTTGCAAGAACCCTTTTCCGGGTGGCCCCTGCACTCAAACAAGCACCCTTGTGCAACTCGATCCGCAGACCGGCGCCCTCATCAAAACGATCGGTCCAGTGGGCTATACGGTCAACGGCTTGGCCTGGGACGGCATACTCGGGAAGTTGTATGCTTCGACAGCGATCGGAGATGTCCGTTTTCATGGGTTGATCACAATTGATACCCGCACGGGAGTCGGTACACCCGTTGACAAAAATGTGATCAATT from Terriglobia bacterium carries:
- a CDS encoding SCO family protein, with protein sequence MSRKLVRLILLGALLCSMPLLVQPDSPAGGAVIQKKDLLYTCPMHPEVKSKTPGTCPKCGMTLSKKDHVHAFVVGNDVSWGANYFPNLTLITQDGKKVRFYDDLLKGKLVAINLIYTSCRDLCPLETAKLAQVQRLLGDRVGKDIFFYSISIDPKHDKPEVLKAYSKKYNAGPGWLFLTGKPEDIELISKKLGLYSEPDPSNRDGHTPSLMIGNVPAGQWMKNGALDNPKFLALMIGQFMDSFKSDNGEVARNYVEAPTLNISKGKYLFSTRCAPCHTIGKGVGVGPDLLGVTRVRERTWLSRFITKPDEMLAKKDPIAISLFKKYNEIQMPNLRLADADAETLIDYLEEQTAALPRASLSRDERPKRQESDRKTQ
- a CDS encoding multicopper oxidase domain-containing protein, encoding MSERNFFLPWNASKARLKAAEDARKNRLEIVKAYSQGQVTRRDLLKWGLITTGGALAPIGGLSPFVGTMRADGGGGNNIPTGAPPSPGLVGLEFTQPMARFDVLPRKQPDGQGLFPLEPVNGVVYQPTAQANQTMQNLNPALVGGRTDQFGPIEGRPPGAIWAHQRFSQFPPKVVVEASQMPAQTNYVYNPAVPSSLNSGIDPTQAIPFKFHPKLPVQGIQSVWTFNGTIPPKLVQARYAEPVLFRHHNKLPFNRSQNGGFGTNTISTHEHNGHHGAENDGFTGAYFFPGQFYDYHWPVVLAGWTSFNTGATDPKASTPDGSGGLIKVAGDWHETMSTHWFHDHMFSFTSQNVYKGNAAMFNIYSGLDRGNESINDGVNLRLPSGTANDWGNLDYDVNLMLADKAWDGAGQLYFDIFDFDGFLGDVMTVNLLYKPYFEVERRKYRFRILNASVSRFFKVALSDGSPMIQIANDGNLFPQPVPLTQLDEQGIAERYDIVIDFSRYSIGQKVWMVNLCEHQNGKKPSKDLSLSDALSGKSADPCVGRFLEFRIARNPAQPDQSQVPATMIPNPDLSNIPVARERVFNFGSGGTQTTLDPVSSFFGPWGIKTDNQGPTLNADFGRVSAAPKFGTREIWTLQNGGGGWDHPIHIHFEEGQILARNGSLSNVPAWERGRKDVYRLRPAGSVTITMQFRDWGGMFMEHCHNTVHEDNAMLLRWEIDDSGGAFLRPLPTPIPKPQGVTFVQPDDILPTAF
- a CDS encoding response regulator; the protein is MSTRILLVDDEPAIIFGYSRYLSAAGYNVEEATCLAEAKERLTQQRFDAVILDLKLPDGNALGSIDGLKRDYPDMIIIVVTGETDAAVKSEALNRGADEFYVKPVSLDDLAACLLKRLRKSKTHNPGH